CAAACACGCTCTCGATGGTATGAACCGGGAGATGGAACAGCGCCACGATGGGCGTAATGATCAGAATCGCCAGGAACGAACCGGGAATTCGTTTCAGAAGCCGTCCCCCATATATGGTGATCAATATCGTGGTTATGGTAATGATGACTGCTGCCGGGTTTACCTGGTTGAGTGATGTCAGATACACGCCCCATTTCGGCAAGAAGCCGGCTGGTAAATGTTCCGGATGCAGTCCCAGGGCATCCTTTACCTGGGTAGTGAAAATCACCAGTGCAATACCGGACGTAAAGCCAACCGTTAGCGGTCGCGGAATAAACTTCAGTACGGCTCCCAACCGGAGTAATCCAAATAAAATGAGAATCACGCCGGCCATCATGGTCGAAATCGCCAGGCCTTCGACACCATAGCTCCCGACGATACCCGCCACCACCACGATAAAAGCACCGGTAGGCCCGCCAATCTGCACGCGACTTCCACCTAAAAAGGAAATGAGGAAACCTGCCACGATGGCGGTCACCAATCCTTTTTCAGGCGAAACGCCCGAAGCGACCGCGAAAGCAATCGCCAACGGAATCGCCACAATACCGACAATCACACCGGCCAGCAGATCGTTCACAATCGTTTGCCGGGAGTAACCACCTTTCAGGATGGTAAAGAATTTGGGTTTGAAAATGCTCTGCATCGATTTCAGGAAGTAAGCTGTAAAAGTAGCCGAAAAACCGAATGCAAAATCAGATTGCCACGTTAAAATATTACTAATTCGGATTGGAGCGAAGGACTGGGCGTGTGGGAATTATGGAAAAGGGGGGCAGGTTGAGTTCCCGATTATCTTCTGTTATCATCCGGAGTTGATGAATATTCTATTCCGGGAAGGTTGGCATGTTGTTAGAAAGATGATATCGTGAGTATGTGTGCCCCCGCAGGAGTCTTTTTTGAGCCTGAAAGGCTCCTGTTCCAGAACCTGGGGCAACACCCGGGACAAAGGCGTATAATACAACCAATCAGCCTGTAGGGCTGGCACATCCGTACCAATTCTCAGGATCTGATGGTTGAAGCCCTTCAGGCTTCCATACGTCTATTGGTCTTTTACCCGGAGCGTTGCCCGGGCTTTGAGATTTCAGACCTTAGGCTAAAGCCGGAATAAATGGCGGGCATGTAAGGGCTTTAGCCCAACCATCATCATAAAAAAATCCCGACGATTGCCGGGATTTTTTATTCTATTTGAATTATTCAGTTTCAATTAAACTCTATCCGGAAAACGGGTTTGTGACCACGGAGGGTACTGTCGTTATTCCAAACTTCGTAACCGAGTGTCATCGCGGTGACTTTCTTTCGTAACCGGTCATTTTTCTCGTCCCAGTACCACTGCTCGTCGAACTGTATTTTCCCGATTTTGTCGCGGGTAAATTCGCCGGAAGCTTCCATCGCTTTCACTTCCTGTATGGAGTATTTCTTCCGGGTGAAGTAGTCGAGGGCGGTGAGTTTGCCGGCATAAACCGCATCGAAAATGTCATCGATGAGCTTTTTCCGTTCGAACTTGCTCAGGCATTCCGTCGTCCACGTGTCATCTTTGTTCGGATTCAGTATGATGGTATCATACGTAATCTTTCCCATCGACGTTCCCTGGGGGGCAGGTGTCGCCGCTGTTTGTTGTTCTTTCTTCTCCTGTTTGCATCCTGATAAGATGAGTACAAGAGCAGCAAGAATGAAGAGGCTTCGTTTCACTTATCTTCGGTCAAAAGTTAAACGCTCGCCGCGGAACTCTTCGTTGATTTTTCCTTTTCCGTCGGCATTGGTGTTCTCGTACACCAGGTTACCGTTCACGAAGGTGTGGGTCACCTGGTAATAGAATGATTCGCCTTCGAAAGGCGACCATTGACATTTGTAGAAGAGGTTGTCCTTCGAAACAGTCCAGCGAGAGGGTTCTACCAACACCAGGTCGGCCTTGTAGCCTTTCCGGATGTAGCCGCGCTTTTGCACGCCAAAAAGATCGGCCGGGGCATGGCACATCTTCTCGACGACTTTTTCGATGCTGATTTTGCCTTTTCGGCTTAGTTCCAGCATGGCAACCAGGGCGTGTTGTACCAGTGGTCCGCCGGATGGCGCTTTCAGGTACTTGTTATTTTTTTCTTCTTCGGTGTGCGGTGCATGGTCAGTGGCAATCACATCGATGCGGTTTTCATTTACCGCTTTTAAAACGGCCTCGCGGTCGCTTGCCGTTTTAACTGCCGGGTTCCATTTGATGCGCGTGCCGTATTTTTCGTAATCGGCATCGCTGAACCAAAGGTGATGGACACAGGCTTCAGCCGTAATTTTTTTATCCTTCAACGGAATATGATTATCAAACAGTGCCATCTCTTTGGCGGTGGAAAGGTGCAGCACGTGTAACCGGGCTCCGTTCTTTTTCGCCAGTTCAACCGCTTTGGAAGTACTCAGGAAGCAGGCTTCTGCACTCCGAATCTTCGGGTGTTCGCTAATTGGAATGTCTTCGCCGTATTTTTCTTTGGCGGCAGCCAGGTTGGCCTGAATGGTCGGCTCGTCTTCGCAGTGGGTGGCAATCAACATTTTCGATTTGCTGAACAGGTTGGCCAGCGTCTCCGGATTGTCGACCAGCATATTGCCGGTGGAGGAACCCATGAAGACTTTCACACCGCAAACCTTTTCAGGGTCGGTTTTCAGCACTTCATCGATGTTGTCATTGGTAGCGCCCATGTAAAACGAGTAGTTAGCCATCGATACTTCGGCGGCACGGGCATATTTTTGTTCGAGTAATTCCTGCGTGGTGGCTTGCGGAACGGTGTTGGGCATTTCCATAAACGAGGTGATACCGCCGGCAACAGCCGCTCTCGATTCGGTGGCGATTTCGGCTTTGTGGGTGAGCCCGGGTTCCCGGAAATGCACCTGGTCATCGATAGCGCCAGGTAGGAGTAGTTTTCCGGAGGCGTCAATTACTTCGGCTTTGGCCAGTACA
This Prolixibacter sp. NT017 DNA region includes the following protein-coding sequences:
- a CDS encoding dihydroorotase yields the protein MKDIVIRDAKVVNEGKIMKGTSILIRNGNIEKIFRNEVPESVLAKAEVIDASGKLLLPGAIDDQVHFREPGLTHKAEIATESRAAVAGGITSFMEMPNTVPQATTQELLEQKYARAAEVSMANYSFYMGATNDNIDEVLKTDPEKVCGVKVFMGSSTGNMLVDNPETLANLFSKSKMLIATHCEDEPTIQANLAAAKEKYGEDIPISEHPKIRSAEACFLSTSKAVELAKKNGARLHVLHLSTAKEMALFDNHIPLKDKKITAEACVHHLWFSDADYEKYGTRIKWNPAVKTASDREAVLKAVNENRIDVIATDHAPHTEEEKNNKYLKAPSGGPLVQHALVAMLELSRKGKISIEKVVEKMCHAPADLFGVQKRGYIRKGYKADLVLVEPSRWTVSKDNLFYKCQWSPFEGESFYYQVTHTFVNGNLVYENTNADGKGKINEEFRGERLTFDRR